From Acidipropionibacterium acidipropionici, one genomic window encodes:
- a CDS encoding arginine deiminase, translated as MIVRRSAVCVAALLLAGCGAANPQVEQTPMPAVSPATGSPSSTPPAGVTLRDLGVEHGPAQLILPGGLEIDYQVDNPNNVTLVLDVSQGRSTYDFLRRSLRAGGFRITADGQQSLTFTGHGWDGAYTVSESVAGLTLRTG; from the coding sequence GTGATCGTGCGTCGTTCGGCCGTGTGCGTGGCCGCCCTGCTTCTGGCCGGCTGCGGTGCCGCGAATCCTCAGGTGGAGCAGACGCCGATGCCGGCAGTCTCCCCGGCGACCGGCTCCCCATCGTCAACCCCGCCGGCCGGGGTCACACTGCGGGATCTCGGCGTCGAGCACGGTCCGGCGCAACTCATCCTTCCCGGGGGGCTGGAGATCGACTACCAGGTGGACAATCCGAACAATGTCACCCTGGTGCTCGACGTCTCCCAGGGGCGCTCCACCTACGACTTCCTGCGCCGGAGCCTGAGGGCCGGCGGGTTCCGCATCACAGCCGACGGGCAGCAGTCGCTCACCTTCACCGGCCACGGCTGGGACGGGGCCTACACGGTCTCCGAGTCTGTGGCCGGGCTCACACTGCGTACTGGCTGA
- a CDS encoding Maf family protein, with the protein MAPTPRRAHHVVLASRSPARLTSLRHAGIEPEVIVSGADESRIGGETAPELTSRLAELKGESVLDRIHVDGPTVVLSCDSVLDLDGRILGKPHTEEAARQWWYRLRGRSGMLVTGHHVVVLDEDSVRRATRVGSTTVTFADLTDEEIAAYAATGEPQRVAGAFTLDGLGGPFITRIDGDPHNVTGLSLPLVRQMLLDLDVGWESLWNGSAVSQYAV; encoded by the coding sequence ATGGCGCCGACGCCGAGGCGGGCCCACCACGTCGTGCTGGCCTCCCGGTCCCCCGCCCGGCTCACCAGCCTGCGACACGCCGGGATCGAGCCCGAGGTGATCGTCTCGGGGGCCGACGAGAGCCGGATCGGCGGCGAGACGGCACCCGAGCTCACCAGCCGCCTCGCCGAGCTCAAGGGCGAGTCCGTACTCGACCGGATCCACGTCGACGGACCGACCGTCGTGCTCTCCTGCGACTCGGTGCTCGATCTGGACGGCCGGATCCTCGGCAAACCGCACACCGAGGAGGCGGCCCGCCAGTGGTGGTACCGGCTGCGCGGCCGCAGCGGGATGCTCGTCACCGGCCACCACGTCGTCGTCCTCGATGAGGACTCGGTGCGCCGGGCCACCAGAGTCGGCTCCACCACCGTCACCTTCGCCGATCTCACCGACGAGGAGATCGCCGCCTACGCCGCCACCGGCGAACCCCAACGCGTGGCCGGGGCCTTCACCCTCGACGGTCTGGGAGGGCCCTTCATCACCCGGATCGACGGGGACCCGCACAACGTCACGGGGCTCTCACTTCCCCTGGTGCGCCAGATGCTCCTGGATCTGGACGTCGGATGGGAGAGTCTGTGGAACGGCTCGGCCGTCAGCCAGTACGCAGTGTGA
- a CDS encoding acyl-CoA carboxylase subunit epsilon, with the protein MQITKGRLTDEELGALVAVLAAVTSPGPDPYVPEDRPLAFGWKSYWRTIREPFLPGQAAWRGSLRRY; encoded by the coding sequence GTGCAGATCACCAAGGGCCGGCTCACCGACGAGGAGCTCGGTGCCCTGGTGGCGGTGCTCGCCGCCGTCACCAGCCCCGGACCGGACCCCTACGTCCCCGAGGACCGGCCTCTCGCCTTCGGATGGAAGTCCTACTGGCGCACCATCCGAGAACCCTTCCTGCCCGGCCAGGCGGCCTGGCGGGGATCCCTGCGGAGATACTGA
- a CDS encoding acyl-CoA carboxylase subunit beta, protein MEIDIHTTAGKIADLGRRIDEAVNAASPAAVEKQHAAGKMTARERVMALLDEGTFSELDEFARHRSNKFGMERRRPYTDGVVTGVGAIHGRPVCVFSQDVTIFGGSLGKVYGQKICKIIDFAVKTGCPLIGINEGGGARIQEGVSSLAMYGEIFRRNTRASGVIPQISVIMGAAAGGHVYSPALTDFVVMVDQTSQMFITGPAVVKQVTGEDVSLEELGGARTHSEVSGNSHYLAADENDALEYVRDLISYLPQNNLEDPPVYDEGEADLTITDHDRELDTLIPDSPSQPYDMHEVIATVLDEDTFLEVHELFAPNVLCGFGRIEGRAIGIVANQPLVNAGTLDIDASAKAARFVRECDSFNIPVLTFVDTPGYLPGVQQEHRGIIRHGAKLIYAYGEATVPLLTVITRKAYGGAYIVMGSKTLGADINLAWPTAQIAVMGADGAVNILHRKDLAQADDPRAMREELVDEYETTLANPYVAAEEGYVDQVIHPHETRETVIRMLRLLRSKREALPPKKHGNIPL, encoded by the coding sequence ATGGAGATCGACATCCACACCACGGCCGGCAAGATCGCCGACCTGGGCCGTCGCATCGATGAGGCGGTCAACGCCGCCTCTCCCGCAGCTGTGGAGAAGCAGCATGCCGCGGGCAAGATGACCGCCCGGGAAAGGGTCATGGCCCTGCTCGATGAGGGCACCTTCTCAGAGCTCGACGAGTTCGCCAGACATCGCTCGAACAAGTTCGGCATGGAGCGCAGGCGCCCTTACACCGACGGCGTCGTCACCGGGGTCGGGGCGATCCACGGCCGCCCGGTCTGCGTCTTCAGTCAGGACGTCACGATCTTCGGCGGGTCCCTGGGCAAGGTCTACGGCCAGAAGATCTGCAAGATCATCGACTTCGCGGTCAAGACGGGCTGTCCCCTCATCGGCATCAACGAGGGCGGCGGGGCGCGCATCCAGGAGGGCGTCTCCTCGCTGGCGATGTACGGCGAGATCTTCCGGCGCAACACCCGGGCCTCCGGGGTCATCCCGCAGATCTCGGTGATCATGGGCGCCGCTGCCGGCGGCCACGTCTACTCCCCGGCACTCACCGACTTCGTCGTCATGGTGGATCAGACCTCCCAGATGTTCATCACCGGCCCGGCCGTCGTCAAGCAGGTCACCGGCGAGGACGTCTCCCTCGAGGAGCTCGGAGGCGCCCGCACCCACTCGGAGGTCTCGGGCAACTCCCACTACCTGGCCGCCGACGAGAACGACGCCCTGGAGTACGTCCGCGATCTCATCAGCTACCTTCCCCAGAACAACCTCGAGGATCCCCCGGTCTACGACGAGGGCGAGGCCGACCTCACCATCACCGACCACGACCGGGAGCTCGACACCCTCATCCCAGACTCCCCCAGCCAGCCCTACGACATGCACGAGGTCATCGCCACCGTGCTCGACGAGGACACCTTCCTGGAGGTCCACGAACTCTTCGCCCCCAATGTGCTGTGCGGATTCGGGCGCATCGAGGGCCGGGCGATCGGGATCGTCGCCAACCAGCCGCTGGTCAACGCCGGAACCCTCGACATCGACGCCTCCGCGAAGGCCGCCCGCTTCGTCCGCGAGTGCGACTCCTTCAACATCCCGGTGCTCACCTTCGTCGACACCCCCGGCTACCTCCCCGGCGTCCAGCAGGAGCACCGCGGCATCATCCGCCACGGCGCCAAACTCATCTACGCCTACGGCGAGGCCACCGTCCCGCTGCTCACCGTCATCACCCGCAAGGCCTACGGCGGCGCCTACATCGTGATGGGCTCCAAGACCCTGGGCGCCGACATCAACCTGGCCTGGCCCACCGCCCAGATCGCCGTGATGGGGGCCGACGGCGCCGTCAACATCCTGCACCGCAAGGACCTGGCCCAGGCCGACGACCCCCGGGCGATGCGCGAGGAGCTGGTCGACGAGTACGAGACCACCCTGGCCAATCCCTACGTCGCGGCCGAGGAGGGCTACGTCGACCAGGTGATCCACCCCCACGAGACCCGTGAGACCGTCATCCGGATGCTGCGGCTGCTGCGCTCCAAGCGCGAGGCCCTGCCGCCCAAGAAGCACGGGAACATCCCGCTGTGA
- a CDS encoding biotin--[acetyl-CoA-carboxylase] ligase, with translation MRSTGSTNADLAAAVRLGGTGFRVLVTDHQETGRGRFSRPWQDAPGTSALMSLLIPNDRPATDWGWLSMVAGLAVVRAVEEAGADPRRVTLKWPNDVLVDAEREHGGKLCGILSERVDGPAGPHAVIGIGLNVSMGSEDLPVPTATSLALCGLPHDRAHLVASIVRAVDDLLGEWLETGTVRDAYRERCDTIGSPVRLTFDPLTVGGGPRVVEGIGVDVAADGSIVVETQGRRQAFAAADVQHLRPVR, from the coding sequence GTGCGCTCGACGGGATCGACGAATGCCGATCTGGCGGCGGCGGTCCGGCTCGGCGGTACGGGATTCAGGGTGCTGGTGACCGACCATCAGGAGACAGGGCGGGGCCGTTTCTCCCGGCCCTGGCAGGATGCCCCGGGCACCTCGGCGCTGATGTCCCTGCTCATTCCCAACGACCGTCCGGCGACGGACTGGGGATGGCTCTCGATGGTTGCGGGCCTGGCTGTCGTGAGGGCTGTGGAGGAGGCCGGCGCCGATCCGCGGCGGGTCACTCTCAAGTGGCCCAACGACGTGCTGGTCGACGCTGAGCGCGAACATGGCGGCAAGCTGTGCGGGATCCTCTCCGAGCGGGTCGACGGGCCCGCCGGCCCGCACGCCGTCATCGGCATCGGTCTGAACGTCTCGATGGGGTCCGAGGATCTGCCGGTCCCCACCGCCACCTCCCTGGCCCTGTGCGGGCTGCCCCACGATCGCGCCCATCTGGTGGCCTCCATCGTCCGGGCGGTCGACGATCTGCTGGGGGAGTGGCTCGAGACGGGCACGGTCCGCGACGCCTACCGCGAGCGGTGCGACACCATCGGTTCGCCGGTGCGGCTCACCTTCGATCCCCTGACGGTGGGCGGGGGGCCGCGGGTGGTCGAGGGGATCGGCGTCGACGTCGCCGCCGACGGATCGATCGTGGTGGAGACCCAGGGTCGGCGTCAGGCCTTCGCGGCCGCCGACGTCCAGCATCTGCGCCCCGTGCGGTGA